A genomic stretch from Petrimonas mucosa includes:
- the lpdA gene encoding dihydrolipoyl dehydrogenase has product MAYEIIMPKAGIDMTEGQIVKWLKKEGDPVTEGEIILEIMTDKTSMELEAEASGVLLKILRHDGETVPVTEVIGYIGQEGEEIVTSDQEEEKPAVEEETTDGSLTRLEDSYNVIVIGGGPAGYVAAIRAAQLGAKVAIVEKKEFGGTCLNQGCIPTKAYLKSGEIIEEVEMAASRGILFDSTHYKVDMKKVVQHKNSVVKKLTSGVEALLRSNKVEIFKGVARINKNKDVVVNGSTVIKGDKIILAGGSKVSRINIPGVDHPGVLSSDDLLSLEELPESLAVIGGGVIGIEMAQAFSALGTKVTVIEMMDRIIPSVDVEASALLTKLLKKRNVKIMTSTKITEIVDKKGKVEVRTEGGESVVAEKALVSIGRLPDIEGMGEIQFEMERGRIKVDKYMETSVKGIYAPGDINAIKMLAHVAFRMGEVAADNAVKGNHRELKLHSAPSVVYTHPEVAMVGLTEEEARERYDIRVGRFDFAANGRAMASGDNVGFVKVIADNKYGEILGIHIVGPAAAEIINQASLLMEMEITVDEVVKTIYGHPTYSEALFEACADVLGEAIHNVKKQK; this is encoded by the coding sequence ATGGCATACGAAATTATAATGCCCAAAGCCGGGATCGACATGACCGAGGGGCAAATTGTAAAATGGTTGAAGAAAGAAGGTGATCCCGTAACAGAGGGAGAGATTATCCTCGAGATCATGACCGATAAAACCAGCATGGAACTCGAAGCGGAGGCTTCGGGCGTGCTCCTCAAGATTCTTCGTCACGATGGCGAAACGGTTCCGGTAACCGAAGTTATCGGTTATATCGGCCAAGAGGGCGAGGAGATTGTCACGAGCGACCAGGAGGAAGAGAAACCGGCAGTGGAGGAAGAGACCACAGACGGATCGCTGACCCGGCTTGAGGATTCCTACAACGTGATCGTTATCGGCGGTGGCCCGGCCGGCTATGTGGCGGCAATCCGTGCAGCCCAGCTCGGCGCAAAGGTGGCCATCGTGGAAAAGAAGGAGTTTGGCGGAACCTGTCTCAACCAGGGCTGTATTCCGACGAAAGCATACCTGAAGAGCGGAGAGATCATCGAGGAGGTAGAGATGGCCGCTTCGCGGGGAATCCTCTTCGACAGCACCCACTACAAGGTAGATATGAAGAAGGTAGTGCAACACAAGAACTCGGTGGTGAAGAAATTGACCAGCGGTGTGGAGGCACTGCTCAGAAGCAACAAGGTGGAGATCTTCAAGGGTGTTGCCCGGATCAACAAAAACAAGGATGTGGTAGTGAACGGTTCTACCGTGATAAAGGGTGACAAGATCATTCTGGCAGGTGGATCCAAGGTTTCAAGAATCAACATCCCGGGTGTGGATCATCCCGGTGTGCTCTCCAGCGATGATCTGCTCTCCCTGGAGGAGCTGCCCGAAAGCCTGGCGGTGATTGGTGGTGGCGTGATCGGGATCGAGATGGCACAGGCCTTCAGTGCACTGGGAACGAAGGTAACCGTCATCGAGATGATGGACCGGATCATCCCGTCGGTAGATGTAGAAGCTTCGGCTCTGCTTACCAAACTGCTGAAGAAGAGGAATGTGAAGATCATGACCTCTACCAAGATTACGGAGATTGTCGACAAGAAAGGCAAGGTGGAGGTCCGGACCGAAGGTGGCGAATCGGTAGTAGCTGAGAAGGCGCTGGTTTCCATCGGACGTCTGCCCGATATCGAAGGAATGGGTGAAATCCAGTTCGAAATGGAGCGGGGCCGGATCAAGGTCGACAAATATATGGAGACCAGCGTGAAGGGAATTTACGCGCCGGGCGATATCAACGCCATCAAGATGTTGGCTCACGTAGCTTTCCGTATGGGCGAGGTGGCTGCCGATAACGCTGTAAAAGGGAATCACCGTGAATTGAAATTGCATTCAGCTCCATCAGTTGTCTACACCCATCCCGAAGTGGCTATGGTTGGTCTGACTGAAGAGGAGGCCCGAGAACGGTACGATATCCGTGTAGGCCGGTTCGACTTTGCAGCTAACGGACGGGCTATGGCCTCCGGCGATAACGTTGGGTTTGTAAAGGTGATTGCCGACAACAAGTATGGTGAGATCCTTGGCATTCACATCGTGGGTCCGGCAGCAGCCGAAATCATCAACCAGGCATCGTTGCTGATGGAGATGGAGATTACCGTGGATGAAGTGGTCAAAACCATTTACGGTCACCCCACCTATTCCGAAGCACTCTTCGAAGCTTGCGCCGATGTATTGGGTGAAGCCATACACAATGTAAAGAAGCAGAAATAG